Proteins from a single region of Gossypium arboreum isolate Shixiya-1 chromosome 1, ASM2569848v2, whole genome shotgun sequence:
- the LOC108467979 gene encoding uncharacterized protein LOC108467979, translating to MALLTFLPEAAAEPMKQPPKRRRKQVKRQKQPTTSSWDQIKNLLTCKQMERSKVHDPSKNNNPAPPHHHQHGYSKLGSSCSSICSFRDVVHGNTRVVHRADNSPESSTLGQETALLRRKAVNGSSSRSLSGSTRSNNSTTTSSSSRAIQFRKLSGCYECHTIVDPSRYPSSRTSICACSQCGEVFPKIESLELHQAVRHAVSELGPEDSGRNIVEIIFKSSWLKKDNPICKIERILKVHNNQRTIQRFEDCRDAVKTRALNSTRKNPRCAADGNELLRFHCTTLSCSLGARGSSSLCGSIPGCGVCTIIRQGFQNKGEGTAPAAEFKGVVTTASSGRAHDSIKRTDGRRAMLVCRVIAGRVKRVADEAPPLEDENSSGVSSSAGSYDSVAAYAGVYSNLEEIVVFNPRAILPCFVVIYKALESGVI from the exons atggctCTGCTGACTTTCTTGCCGGAGGCGGCGGCGGAGCCCATGAAACAACCGCCGAAGCGCCGCAGAAAGCAAGTGAAAAGGCAAAAGCAACCCACCACGTCTTCTTGGGATCAAATCAAGAACTTGCTCACTTGCAAACAGATGGAACGGTCCAAAGTCCACGACCCTTCGAAGAACAATAACCCGGCGCCGCCTCATCATCATCAACATGGCTACTCAAAACTGGGTTCCTCTTGTAGCTCCATCTGCAGCTTCAGGGACGTCGTTCATGGAAACACGAGGGTTGTTCACAGAGCTGATAACTCACCTGAGAGTAGCACATTAGGTCAAGAAACTGCGCTGCTCAGACGCAAAGCTGTTAATGGGTCGTCGTCGCGGTCCTTGTCGGGGTCAACAAGATCCAATAACAGCACCACCACCTCGTCTTCTTCAAGAGCTATTCAATTCAGGAAGCTTTCTGGGTGTTATGAATGTCATACGATCGTTGACCCTAGCAG GTATCCATCGTCAAGAACAAGCATCTGTGCCTGCTCACAGTGCGGAGAGGTGTTCCCAAAAATTGAAAGCTTGGAACTTCATCAAGCAGTTCGCCATGCAG TTTCGGAGTTGGGTCCAGAAGATTCGGGCCGGAACATTGTGGAAATTATTTTCAAATCCAGCTGGCTAAAGAAGGACAATCCGATCTGTAAGATCGAACGGATATTGAAAGTCCACAACAACCAACGCACCATCCAACGGTTCGAGGACTGCCGCGACGCAGTGAAAACGCGCGCCCTTAATAGCACCAGAAAGAACCCCAGGTGCGCCGCTGACGGCAACGAACTCCTCCGTTTCCATTGCACAACCTTGTCCTGCTCCCTCGGCGCGCGCGGCTCCTCCAGCTTGTGCGGCTCCATCCCCGGCTGCGGCGTCTGCACCATTATCAGACAAGGGTTCCAAAACAAAGGCGAAGGGACCGCGCCAGCCGCAGAATTCAAGGGTGTCGTCACAACGGCTAGTAGCGGTAGGGCCCACGACTCAATTAAGCGTACGGACGGACGTAGGGCCATGCTGGTTTGCCGTGTGATCGCGGGAAGGGTGAAGCGAGTGGCGGATGAAGCGCCGCCGTTGGAGGACGAGAATAGCAGCGGCGTATCTTCCTCGGCTGGTTCGTACGACTCTGTAGCTGCGTACGCCGGGGTTTACTCCAATCTGGAGGAGATAGTTGTCTTTAATCCAAGGGCTATCCTTCCTTGTTTCGTAGTCATTTACAAAGCACTTGAATCTGGAGTGATATGA